The Chitinophaga pinensis DSM 2588 region TTATATCCTCCCCGATACCGGATTGCTGCAGCAGGAACTGCCAGAGTCTTTGTGGCAGACCGAATGGATTTTTATGATGCATTTTTTGTCCGCCAAGTGTAAACCGTAATCCCTGGATTTCATCCCGCAGACTGTTTTCATTGAATGCCGGCAACCAGTTAACAATCGCTGTAAAATGGTACTGAATATCGCCCAGTTCACGGGCGCCCCAGGCAGATAAACGCAAGACACAAGGACCACTCATCCCCCAGTGGGTAATGAGTAAAGGGCCTTTCTCCTGCAATTTGGTACCGGCTATTTTAATATGCGCTTCTTCCACGCTCACGCCCATCAGAGAGGTAATAGGATTACCCGGCATATTAAACGTAAACAAGGAAGGCATAGGCACGACGATCTGATGTCCGAGGGCTTTCAACCAGGCAAATTTATCCGCCTGGGCATACCCACCAGCGGCTACACAAACGTAAGATGCCTGCAGGGAACTGCCATCCTGCAACTGCACATCCCATCCCGCCTCCGTTTTTTCCAGGGCGGTAACTGCTACATTCAGCCGGATCTTTACATTATAGCGGTCCGCTTCTTTCAACAGACAGTCGATGATCGTCTGGGAATTATCGGTTACCGGAAACATACGCCCGTCTGCCTCCGCCTTCAGAGACACACCTCTCTCTTTAAACCAGCTGATCGTATCAGGTACAAAAAAGTGGTTAAAAGTCTTCTTTACGAAGTGCTGTCCTCTCGGATAACGTTTTGACATATATAATATATCCGGCGCATTATGGGTCACGTTACACCTTCCTCCGCCCGAAACCTTCACTTTAGATAAAAGCTTACTACTTTTTTCTATCACAATGACTTCCAGCTGACTATGCAGTCTTGCGGCATTTACTGCGCAGAAAAAACCGGCTGCTCCGCCGCCTATTACTACTAATCTATTGTTTATCATGATCTTATAAAACGACAGGTGCAAAAGTCACCTTTCTGGCCGCAATAATAATCCAAAGCCGGGAGATTGTAAATTATTAGGAACCAATAACATTATTTGTATATATTAATTTTTCGGTCTATTTTGCATATTATATTTTTTGATACTATATTGTCGCAAAATGTTGTTCCACATGCAATCTGTGTTCTATAAAAACAAAAAACGCTTAAAGTGGCTCCTCCCTGCCTGTCTGCTGGGAGTTACGAGCGCTCTTGCATTTTATCCCGCCGATGAATGGCAGGATAAGATCACACAAGCCTTAGAACAGTACAGCAAACGCTTCCCCCAGGAAAAGGTTTACCTGCACCTGGACAAAGATTACTATGCCGCTGGGGAAACCATGTGGTTCAAAGCGTATGTTTTGCTACAAGGCCAACCATCTCTTTCTGCTACCAACCTGTACATTGAACTGGTGGATAAAGCAGGAACTGTGGTTAACAAAAAACTGATCTCCGTGGGTGGCGCTACCGGCGCCGGAGCAATCGAACTCCCGGACAATCAGAAACCAGGTCAATATCAGCTGCGTGCATATACTGCATGGATGCTGAATTTTGACGCTGAATATCTCTTCTATAAAAACATTGAAATATTTGACCCTTCCAAGCAGATCGGTCCTGCCCAGAAACCGGCTACGACTGACTTTGCTGTCAACTTCTTCCCGGAAGGGGGTAACCTGATCGCCGGTGTTGCCGGACGCGTTGCGTTCAAGGCAATCGACCAGCAGGGTTATCCGCAGGAAGCAAACGGTATCATTCAGAACCTGAAAGGTGAAACCGTTGCACAGGTTAAAACATCCCGTGATGGTATGGGTATGTTTGAACTGACGCCTGCTGCCGGTGAAACTTACAAAGCCCTGATGCAAACAAGCAAAGGTCTGCAGAAAACCGTTCTGCTGCCGGTGGTGAAAACTTCAGGGATTGGTCTGAAAGTATTCAACAAGAGTACCCGTATCTTCTACCAGACTTCTCCTGCGACGAAAGACGATCCGATGTACAACAACCTGATGATCGTTGCGCAGATGCAGCAGCACATCGTATACAAAGCGAAACTGAATGCAGCGGAAGGTCAGATGAGCGGTTTCATCCCTACCAAAGAATTGCCTTCCGGTATTCTGCAACTGACTGTCTTCAACAGTGACGGTTTACCGCTGGCAGAAAGACTGGCTTTCGTAAGAAAGAACGACTTCCTGTCACTGGGTCTGCAGAACCTGGCCATCAATACACAACCAAGACAGAAGAACACCCTGGAGATCAAAATCCCGGATACGATGCTGACCAGCTTATCCGTATCTATCGTGGATGCTGACCAGATCGTAAAAGACCAGGATGAAAACAACATCCTCTCTAACCTGCTGTTGACTTCTGATCTGAAAGGTTATATCTCCAATCCGTCACAGTACTTCAAAGATGCGGACCCTACCACCCTGTCAGGTCTGGATCTGGTAATGATGACAAACGGATGGAGAAGATTCAGCTGGGAAAAGATCCTGCATAACTATATGCCGGACATCAAATACCCTTACGAGCAAGGCTTACTGCTGAAAGGTATTGCTACTACCAACAAAGGCGTTGCTCCGCTTTCTAATGGTAAAGTTGACTTTATCCTGAAGCAGCCGATCGATACTTCTACCGCATTCTCTTCTGTTACAACCAATGATAAAGGTGAGTTTGCAGTAGACCGTCTGCAGTTCGTAGATACCATCAACGTATTCTACCGCGCAAACGATCCTAACAAGGCATGGAAAGACGTATCTGTGAAGTTTGAGCCACACTTCTTCGAAGCTGGCAATAATGTAACACTGCCTTATCCGTTCAGAAATACACTGGAAATTGAGAACAAAGTACTGAGTTCTTACCTCTCCACCGTATCTGAGAACACAGCAGTAACCAAATCCATGGCCAATAAGCCGATTTTCCTGAAAGAGATCAACGTACGTGAAAAGCGTCTTAGCAAAACAGAGAGTGTTGAAGCACGTTACGCTTCAGGTATGTTCCATGCAGGCGACGGTTACTCCTTTGACCTGACCAGAGACGAAGCGGGTAGTCTGAGCATCTTCCAGTACCTGCAATCCAAAGTACCAGGTCTGACAGTAAACCTGTCTGACCCAACTACCGGCCCTTCATTACAATGGCGTGGTGGTCCTCCGGTACTGTTCCTGAACGAAATGCCAACCAACATCAGCATGCTGACTAACATCAACATCGGCGATGTGGCGTTCATCAAGGTACTGCGTCCTACTTTCGTAGGTGGTTTCGGTGGTAGCTCTGGCGCTATCGCGGTATACACCAGAAAAGGCGGTGATAGCAAAAACGATGTGGATACACGTGGTTTTGAAAAATACAGAAAAGGTGGTTATAACATCGTGAAAGAATTCTATGCACCGGATTATACCGTTCGTAAAGAAATTCACATCCTCCAGGACAAGAGGCTGACTCTCTATTGGAATCCGAACCTGGTTGCAGATTCACTGACACATACTGCAAAAGTCTCCTTCTATAACAACGACTTTACAAGACGTTTCCGTATAGTAGTAGAAGGTATGGGTGAAGATGGTTCATTAGGACACACGGAACAACTGTTGCAATAAGCTATATACTGGCTGACAAAAAAATAGTCCATAGTTCATCACTATGGACTATTTTTATTTATACAATATGCCAGGAATATGAACAATTGTATTAACATGCACCCAAAAGACTGGCGGGTCCCCAAAAGTCTGCTTTTATTAGTAATTACAGGCTGCCTTACGATTCTACAGGCCCCGACAGCCTCCGCTCAAAGACTGAAACCCGGATTTGATGCCAGCGAGTATCTTGATATGCTCAGTATGGATTTTCTGACAGCAGATACTCCCTGGACCAATAAACAAATCACCATCCCTGAAAATGCCAGATTGGTATACCGCTCTCCGGAGACTGGTTTATATAATCGCTGGGACCTCTGGATACATGACGATAAAACAGCTATGATCATCATACGGGGCACCGTCGGGAATAAGGAATCCTGGATGGAGAACTTCTTTGCAGGGATGATACCTGCTACCGGTCAGTTACAGCTTAATGACAGTACCCAATTCCGGTATAAACTGGCCAGGGATGCAAGGGCCTATGTACACGCCGGCTGGACCCTGGCACTAGCCAGTATGGCCCCGGATATCGTAGCCCATATCAAGACCTGTTACCAGCAGGGCATCCGTAATTTTTTCATATCAGGACACAGTCAGGGAGGCGCCATCAGCTTCCTGTTACGCTCCTATCTTCAATACCTGGAAGAACCCGGTTTTCCAAAGGATATTACCTACAAAACTTATTGCAGTGCCGCTCCTAAACCGGGTAACCTGTATTATGCCTATGACTTCGATTTCATCACCGGCAACGGCTGGGGCTTCCGTGTCGTAAATGTAAGAGACTGGGTACCGGAGACGCCTTTTTCCATCCAGACCACCCGGGATTTCAATTCACCGAATCCCTTCATGAATGTAAAAGGCGCACTTAAAAAACAGAACATTTTCGTCCGGTTTGTCATCGGATCTATGTATAATAAATTAGATCGCAGTACAAAAAGAGCGAGCCGCAGGATGCAGAAAATGTTGGGTAAAAGACTGGCTCGCCTGGTGAAAAAATCGGTACCAGGTTATGTCCCTCCTTCTTTTACAGAAAGTCATAACTACAGCCCGGCCGGAACACCCATCATTCTATACCCTGATGCAGCATATGACAGCAAACATGTTTTCGATGGAAAAAATATCTTCCTTCATCACATGTATGCACCCTACCAGGAGATGACAAAAAGTATCTATCAATCGAGCATTTCCGGGAAGCCTACAGAGCGTTAACATGAGGTTAACCAATTGATTAACCTGAAATTAACAGTTCGATTTTTTTTTCACGGTATGTTTGTATCGATAAAAGCAAAAGCACGTTGTCCTTTACTACCAGGTTCTCATACAGAGGTATGGGAGCTTGGATGGTAAGGGGTTCTAAAGAAGAAATTACATACATGTCCTGCAAACTTATTAGAGGGGGATATTGTAGACTAAATATACTTTACATGGCCACTTGCTTACAGACGTGTGGTCACTAAAATCAAAAACCAACTAACGAAAAAGGTCTCGTTTTCACGAGACCTTTTTGCTGTCTAAACATGTAGCAAACGATGTAAAAGTTATTGCTTTTAATAATGATTATCTGCTCCCGACACTGTCCTTTTCATCGTCTCTCACACTGTTTCTCCGGCACTCATAAGCAGAAAATAACCTGATCCGC contains the following coding sequences:
- a CDS encoding NAD(P)/FAD-dependent oxidoreductase; its protein translation is MINNRLVVIGGGAAGFFCAVNAARLHSQLEVIVIEKSSKLLSKVKVSGGGRCNVTHNAPDILYMSKRYPRGQHFVKKTFNHFFVPDTISWFKERGVSLKAEADGRMFPVTDNSQTIIDCLLKEADRYNVKIRLNVAVTALEKTEAGWDVQLQDGSSLQASYVCVAAGGYAQADKFAWLKALGHQIVVPMPSLFTFNMPGNPITSLMGVSVEEAHIKIAGTKLQEKGPLLITHWGMSGPCVLRLSAWGARELGDIQYHFTAIVNWLPAFNENSLRDEIQGLRFTLGGQKMHHKNPFGLPQRLWQFLLQQSGIGEDIRWADMPAKEQHKLVKSLTAMECGVKGKTTFKEEFVTCGGIQLSEIDPNTMESKVAPGLFFAGEVMDVDGITGGFNFQHAWTSGWIAASSIGRN
- a CDS encoding lipase family protein, yielding MNNCINMHPKDWRVPKSLLLLVITGCLTILQAPTASAQRLKPGFDASEYLDMLSMDFLTADTPWTNKQITIPENARLVYRSPETGLYNRWDLWIHDDKTAMIIIRGTVGNKESWMENFFAGMIPATGQLQLNDSTQFRYKLARDARAYVHAGWTLALASMAPDIVAHIKTCYQQGIRNFFISGHSQGGAISFLLRSYLQYLEEPGFPKDITYKTYCSAAPKPGNLYYAYDFDFITGNGWGFRVVNVRDWVPETPFSIQTTRDFNSPNPFMNVKGALKKQNIFVRFVIGSMYNKLDRSTKRASRRMQKMLGKRLARLVKKSVPGYVPPSFTESHNYSPAGTPIILYPDAAYDSKHVFDGKNIFLHHMYAPYQEMTKSIYQSSISGKPTER